The sequence GACCCTCAACCGTGTTCAGATCGCCCTTGACGGCCATGAAGCCGTACAGCGTCGACCACAGCCCGTAGCCACGAACCGGCATGATCAGCGTCGCCAGTTCGCCGTTTTCCTCGACGATGTAAACCACGCTGTAACGCTCGCGGCGCTTGATCGAGGCAATGTCCTCGCCGCCTGGCAGCGCCTGTGAGAGCGCCGGGTCCTTGGCGGCGACCAGTGGGTCGAAGGTATTGGGATCGAACTCATCGCTGTATTCGCCTGTTTCCAGGTTGACCAGCTTGGCGACGATACGCTCGTTGTACAGCGTCTTGACCTGATTGGCAGACATGCCGGCTTCACCCAGGCCGGCAATCGCCAGGATGCTGCGCTGCTTGTCCAGCTGACGGTTTTCCAATTGCGTCGGGCGCAGTGCCACGGCCGCGCCTGAAACGAACACCGAGCACACCAGGCAGACCAGCAAGGCCACGACCAGCGTGCGAACGGTGGATTCTTTTTGACTAGACATTACGTGCCAGCCTCCGCTTGATGTTGGCCTGAACGACAAAGTGGTCAATCAACGGTGCGCATAGGTTGGCGAACAGAATCGCCAGCATCATGCCTTCCGGAAATGCCGGGTTCACGACCCGGATCAGTACCACCATCACGCCAATAAGAATGCCGAACACCCATTTGCCCGCATTGGTCATCGATGCCGAAACCGGGTCGGTGGCCATGAAGATCAGGCCGAAGGCAAAGCCGCCCACCACCATGTGCCAGTACCACGGCATGGCGAACATCGGATTGCTGTCCGAACCGATCAGGTTGAACAGATAGCTCAGCGCGATCATGCCGATCATCACGCCGGAAACGATCCGCCAGGACGCGATCTTGGTCATCAGCAGTACCGCACCGCCAATGAAAATGGCCAGGGTGCTGGTTTCGCCGATCGAGCCATGGATCGTACCGATGAAGGCGTCCATCCAGGTGATGCCGCCGGCAATCACATTCTCCATGCCGCCCGCGAAGCTGAGGCTGAGCGCGGTCGCGCCGGCAAAGCCATCCACGGCCGTCCAGACCGCATCACCGGACATCTGTGCCGGATAGGCGAAGAACAGGAACGCACGACCTGTGAGCGCGGGGTTGAGGAAGTTCTTACCCGTACCACCGAAGATTTCCTTGCCGATCACGATACCGAAGCTGATCCCCAGGGCGACCTGCCACAGCGGAATGCTGGGGGGCAGAATCAGGGCGAACAGCACGGAGGTGACGAAGAAGCCTTCGTTGACCTCGTGCTTGCGGATCGAGGCGAAGAGCACCTCCCAGAAGCCGCCGACGATGAACGTCACCGCATAGACGGGGAGGAAATACGCCGCGCCCTGGATAAAGTTGTCCCACAGGCTGTTCGGATCGAAGCCGGCCAGCGCACTGATCAGCGCCATCCGCCAGCCTTCCTGGGCTGCGAGCAGATCAGGGCCCTGGGCGTAGATCAGGTTGGCCTGATAGCCGGTGTTCCACATGCCGAAGAACATCGCCGGGAAGGTGCAAAGCCATACCGTGATCATCATCC is a genomic window of Stutzerimonas stutzeri containing:
- a CDS encoding NADH:ubiquinone reductase (Na(+)-transporting) subunit B — translated: MGIREFLDKIEHNFEKGGKYEKWYALYEAADTFLYRPGSVTKTTAHVRDGIDLKRMMITVWLCTFPAMFFGMWNTGYQANLIYAQGPDLLAAQEGWRMALISALAGFDPNSLWDNFIQGAAYFLPVYAVTFIVGGFWEVLFASIRKHEVNEGFFVTSVLFALILPPSIPLWQVALGISFGIVIGKEIFGGTGKNFLNPALTGRAFLFFAYPAQMSGDAVWTAVDGFAGATALSLSFAGGMENVIAGGITWMDAFIGTIHGSIGETSTLAIFIGGAVLLMTKIASWRIVSGVMIGMIALSYLFNLIGSDSNPMFAMPWYWHMVVGGFAFGLIFMATDPVSASMTNAGKWVFGILIGVMVVLIRVVNPAFPEGMMLAILFANLCAPLIDHFVVQANIKRRLARNV
- a CDS encoding Na(+)-translocating NADH-quinone reductase subunit C; this translates as MSSQKESTVRTLVVALLVCLVCSVFVSGAAVALRPTQLENRQLDKQRSILAIAGLGEAGMSANQVKTLYNERIVAKLVNLETGEYSDEFDPNTFDPLVAAKDPALSQALPGGEDIASIKRRERYSVVYIVEENGELATLIMPVRGYGLWSTLYGFMAVKGDLNTVEGLGFYQHGETPGLGGEVDNPKWRSQWQGKQLFTEDGKLAIRVVKGGVDPQSPRADHQVDALAGATLTSNGVDNLLHFWLGENGFGPFIANLRAGEA